In Pseudomonas sp. MM213, a genomic segment contains:
- the murU gene encoding N-acetylmuramate alpha-1-phosphate uridylyltransferase MurU, producing MKAMILAAGKGERMRPLTLTTPKPLVRAGGVPLIEYHLRALAAAGFTEIVINHAWLGQQIEDYLGDGSRYGVSIQYSPEGEPLETGGGIFRALPLLGDEAFVVVNGDIWTDYDFSVLHQPISGLAHLVLADNPSHHPAGDFTLVDGQVHDGQADSPTLTYSGIAVLHPQLFDGHTAGAFKLAPLLRTAMADGQVSGERLSGRWVDVGTHERLAEVETLIEASR from the coding sequence ATGAAGGCAATGATTCTGGCTGCGGGCAAAGGCGAGCGCATGCGCCCGCTGACCCTGACCACGCCAAAACCGCTGGTCCGCGCTGGCGGGGTGCCGCTGATCGAGTATCACCTGCGCGCGCTGGCCGCTGCCGGGTTTACCGAAATCGTGATCAACCACGCCTGGCTGGGACAGCAGATCGAGGACTATCTGGGCGATGGTTCGCGTTATGGCGTGAGCATCCAGTACTCGCCCGAAGGTGAGCCGCTGGAGACCGGTGGCGGGATTTTCCGTGCATTGCCATTGTTGGGTGATGAGGCGTTTGTGGTGGTCAACGGTGATATCTGGACCGACTATGACTTCAGCGTCTTGCATCAACCCATCAGTGGCCTGGCGCATCTGGTGTTGGCGGATAACCCGAGCCACCACCCGGCAGGCGATTTCACGCTGGTCGACGGGCAAGTGCACGACGGCCAGGCAGATTCGCCGACCCTGACTTACAGCGGTATTGCAGTGTTGCATCCGCAGCTGTTCGACGGGCACACCGCCGGGGCGTTCAAGCTTGCACCGCTGCTGCGCACGGCCATGGCCGATGGGCAAGTCTCGGGTGAGCGGCTGAGCGGACGGTGGGTGGATGTCGGAACTCACGAGCGTCTGGCGGAAGTTGAAACTCTGATTGAAGCGAGTCGCTGA
- a CDS encoding alpha/beta hydrolase family protein — MPPVYRLALPALCLSLILPCAFSVEAADPAPAAAEKPAEEKPVERQPLLERSQEEAAALERKIPAQEQQQLQAGSDTFLALWKPANTADPKGAVIIIPGAGETVDWPQAIGPLRRQLPDAEWSSLSITLPDVQSDAIAPRIVEVTPPPKAPDAGSKDSTTAAPIEQAAGGEAEVADKAIAETSDEQVKADAERIFARIDAAVAYAEQQSARSIVVLGHGTGAYWAARYLSERQPSQVEKFAMVAAQTPVAAKPGLAELTPTLKLPTADIFYKDKPLDRNAALERLQASKRLKGSAFSQVSLKALPGDSKAEQEQLVRRVRGWLNPQAAN; from the coding sequence ATGCCCCCTGTCTACCGCCTGGCACTGCCAGCATTGTGCCTGTCGCTGATCCTGCCTTGCGCCTTTTCCGTCGAGGCCGCAGACCCGGCACCGGCCGCCGCGGAAAAACCCGCAGAAGAAAAACCGGTCGAACGTCAGCCGCTGCTTGAGCGTAGTCAGGAAGAAGCGGCAGCACTTGAGCGAAAAATCCCCGCTCAGGAACAGCAACAACTCCAGGCCGGCAGCGACACGTTTCTGGCCTTGTGGAAACCGGCCAATACCGCTGACCCCAAGGGTGCGGTGATTATCATCCCGGGCGCGGGCGAAACCGTTGACTGGCCGCAGGCAATCGGTCCGTTGCGGCGCCAATTGCCGGACGCCGAGTGGAGCAGCCTGAGTATCACCTTGCCAGACGTGCAAAGCGATGCCATTGCGCCACGTATCGTTGAAGTAACGCCACCGCCCAAAGCACCTGATGCCGGCAGCAAGGACTCGACCACGGCGGCGCCCATCGAGCAGGCGGCGGGCGGTGAAGCGGAGGTGGCCGACAAGGCCATTGCTGAAACCAGCGACGAACAGGTCAAAGCCGACGCCGAACGAATTTTCGCACGCATCGATGCGGCTGTTGCCTACGCCGAACAGCAGAGCGCTCGCAGCATCGTGGTGCTGGGTCATGGCACCGGCGCTTACTGGGCCGCGCGTTATCTGAGCGAGAGGCAGCCCTCGCAAGTCGAGAAGTTCGCGATGGTCGCCGCGCAGACGCCCGTGGCAGCGAAACCTGGCCTGGCTGAACTGACGCCGACGCTAAAACTGCCCACCGCCGACATCTTCTACAAGGACAAGCCGCTGGACCGCAATGCGGCTCTGGAACGCTTGCAGGCCAGCAAGCGCTTGAAGGGTTCGGCGTTCAGTCAGGTATCGCTCAAGGCGTTGCCGGGTGACTCGAAAGCAGAGCAGGAGCAGTTGGTTCGCCGGGTGCGGGGCTGGTTGAATCCTCAGGCTGCGAACTGA
- a CDS encoding PAS domain-containing sensor histidine kinase — MMRFCCLWVIGCLWFPLMGWAAPAPPEHVAQLSASQQQWLAQHNELRVGLVLQVPYAQYDRRLQRLSGVNVELMKWLAKALKVELSWRNYPDLAQLEAAAREGEIDIAPGLAQTPGGLRLWQFSDPYMRVPQLVVSDQKGAGVVELEKLDSQTRVAVRMPSATADYLRSNYPHLNLQGVPIERQALQLLLSQQASYAVVDEAQFGRLSVEPEFAGLVVVGDIGLPQLLRVATRRDWPELAGIIESALRAIPAKDLEQLHNQWLQAKYPRLTESPGFWQNLCLLLAVLMLSCMAIVVWQRRQQHSLEQRLLVAREDIALRAASEEALRLTQFSIDQSTVGILWVNWDSHVRYANRAAETMLGYPSGGIIDRPLIDFEPGLHMDRWLNLWKRARASEEGPLSFETNCLRADGSILPTDVSLSFLRFRDGEYLVVYLNDVTERRRALAALQESEARLQGIAANVPGLVFRLERAPMTGQIDFAYISEGSESLVGYSPATLAHRDKGLRSLVHPDDKASYHQTQDHALDTDSDWSWQGRILTRQGDQRWAEIKAITRRLDDGTYVWDGIVWDISESKRIELELASSREQLRELSAHLESVREEEKARIAREVHDELGQMLTVLKLETSMCELAYAQLDPGLNERLNSMKRLIAQLFQLVRDVATALRPPILDAGIASAIEWQARRFEARTQIPCLVQVPENLPVLSDAKAIGLFRILQEALTNVMRHAQAHTVELTLTLEGDELCLTVSDDGVGFVAATGRPTSFGVVGMRERVLIMGGELSLESEPGEGTTLMVRVPLDEA, encoded by the coding sequence ATGATGCGTTTTTGCTGTCTGTGGGTTATCGGCTGTTTGTGGTTTCCCTTGATGGGCTGGGCGGCGCCTGCGCCACCGGAGCACGTCGCGCAGTTGTCTGCGAGCCAACAGCAATGGCTCGCGCAACATAATGAATTGCGCGTCGGACTGGTGTTGCAAGTGCCCTATGCGCAATACGATCGCCGTTTGCAGCGGCTGTCCGGGGTTAACGTCGAGCTGATGAAATGGCTGGCAAAAGCGCTCAAGGTCGAGCTGAGCTGGCGTAACTATCCTGACCTTGCGCAACTGGAAGCCGCCGCGCGCGAAGGTGAAATAGACATCGCCCCAGGGTTGGCGCAAACCCCCGGCGGCCTGCGCCTGTGGCAGTTTTCCGATCCATACATGCGGGTGCCGCAACTGGTGGTCAGTGACCAGAAGGGCGCCGGCGTGGTCGAGTTGGAAAAACTCGACAGCCAGACCCGCGTCGCCGTACGCATGCCCAGCGCCACCGCCGATTACCTGCGCAGCAATTACCCGCATTTGAACCTCCAGGGCGTGCCGATCGAGCGTCAGGCACTGCAACTGTTGTTGAGTCAGCAGGCCAGTTATGCCGTGGTCGACGAAGCGCAATTCGGGCGTTTGTCTGTCGAACCGGAGTTTGCCGGGTTGGTGGTGGTCGGTGATATTGGCCTGCCGCAACTGCTGCGCGTGGCTACACGGCGGGACTGGCCGGAACTCGCCGGCATCATCGAAAGCGCGCTGCGGGCGATCCCCGCCAAAGACCTGGAACAACTGCACAACCAATGGCTGCAAGCCAAATACCCGCGACTGACCGAGTCGCCGGGTTTCTGGCAGAACCTCTGCCTGCTGTTGGCGGTGTTGATGCTGAGCTGCATGGCGATCGTGGTCTGGCAGCGTCGGCAGCAACACAGTCTTGAGCAGCGGTTGCTGGTAGCACGGGAAGACATTGCCTTGCGTGCCGCCAGCGAAGAAGCGCTGCGCCTCACCCAGTTTTCTATCGACCAGAGCACCGTCGGCATTCTCTGGGTCAACTGGGACAGCCATGTGCGCTACGCCAACCGCGCCGCGGAAACCATGCTCGGCTATCCGTCGGGTGGCATCATCGATCGGCCGTTGATCGACTTTGAACCGGGTCTGCACATGGACCGCTGGCTGAACCTGTGGAAACGCGCCCGCGCCAGCGAAGAAGGGCCGCTCAGCTTTGAAACCAATTGCCTGCGAGCCGATGGCAGCATTCTGCCGACGGATGTGTCGTTGAGCTTCCTGCGTTTTCGCGATGGCGAATACCTGGTGGTCTACCTCAACGACGTCACCGAGCGTCGTCGTGCGCTGGCCGCGTTGCAGGAAAGCGAGGCGCGGCTGCAAGGGATCGCTGCCAACGTACCGGGATTGGTCTTTCGCCTGGAGCGGGCACCGATGACAGGGCAGATCGACTTTGCCTACATCAGTGAGGGCAGCGAGAGCCTGGTCGGTTACTCGCCGGCGACCCTGGCCCACCGCGACAAAGGCCTGCGCAGCCTGGTGCATCCGGATGACAAGGCCAGTTACCACCAAACGCAGGATCATGCGCTGGACACTGACAGTGACTGGTCGTGGCAAGGGCGGATTCTCACGCGTCAGGGCGATCAGCGCTGGGCCGAGATCAAGGCCATCACGCGTCGCCTCGATGACGGCACCTATGTCTGGGACGGCATCGTCTGGGACATCAGCGAGAGCAAGCGCATCGAGCTGGAACTGGCCAGCTCCCGTGAGCAATTGCGTGAATTGTCCGCACACCTGGAGAGCGTGAGAGAAGAGGAAAAGGCGCGCATCGCCAGGGAAGTTCACGACGAGTTGGGTCAGATGTTGACCGTGTTGAAACTGGAAACGTCCATGTGCGAACTGGCCTACGCCCAGCTCGACCCAGGTCTGAATGAACGTTTGAACAGCATGAAGCGCTTGATCGCTCAGCTGTTCCAACTGGTGCGCGATGTGGCCACGGCGTTGCGGCCGCCAATTCTCGATGCCGGTATTGCTTCGGCCATCGAATGGCAGGCCCGGCGTTTCGAGGCGCGCACGCAGATTCCGTGTCTGGTGCAAGTGCCGGAGAACTTGCCGGTGCTCAGCGATGCCAAGGCGATCGGCTTGTTCCGGATCCTTCAGGAAGCGCTGACCAATGTCATGCGGCATGCCCAGGCGCATACTGTTGAACTGACATTGACGCTTGAGGGCGACGAGTTGTGTCTGACTGTCAGCGATGATGGCGTAGGATTTGTCGCCGCTACTGGCCGGCCAACATCCTTCGGGGTTGTGGGCATGCGCGAGCGGGTGTTGATCATGGGCGGGGAACTGTCGCTTGAAAGTGAGCCGGGGGAGGGTACTACCCTGATGGTGCGTGTGCCGCTGGATGAAGCCTGA
- a CDS encoding response regulator, translating to MIRVLVAEDHTIVREGIKQLIGLAKDLLVVGEASNGEQLLETLRHVPCEVVLLDISMPGVNGLEAIPRIRALNNPPAILVLSMHDEAQMAARALKVGAAGYATKDSDPALLLTAIRKVAAGGRYIDPDLADRMVFEVGLTDSRPLHSLLSEREFSVFERLAQGANVNDIAQQLALSSKTISTHKARLMQKLNITSLAELVKYAMEHKLL from the coding sequence GTGATCCGTGTACTGGTAGCCGAAGACCACACCATCGTTCGCGAAGGCATTAAACAACTGATCGGCCTGGCCAAGGACTTGCTGGTGGTGGGCGAGGCGAGCAATGGCGAGCAGTTGCTCGAAACCTTGCGTCATGTGCCTTGCGAAGTGGTGTTGCTGGACATCTCGATGCCGGGCGTCAATGGCCTGGAAGCGATTCCGCGGATTCGCGCACTGAACAATCCACCGGCGATCCTGGTGTTGTCGATGCACGACGAAGCGCAAATGGCTGCCCGGGCGTTGAAGGTCGGCGCGGCGGGTTACGCAACCAAGGACAGCGACCCGGCGCTGCTGCTGACGGCAATTCGCAAGGTCGCGGCGGGCGGTCGGTACATCGACCCGGACCTGGCCGACCGCATGGTTTTCGAAGTCGGCCTGACCGATTCGCGGCCGCTGCATTCGTTGCTCTCGGAGCGCGAATTCTCGGTGTTCGAACGCCTGGCCCAGGGCGCCAACGTCAACGACATCGCCCAGCAACTGGCCCTGAGCAGCAAAACCATCAGCACCCACAAGGCGCGGCTGATGCAGAAACTCAACATCACGTCCCTGGCCGAACTGGTGAAGTACGCCATGGAACACAAGCTGCTCTAA
- a CDS encoding ABC transporter ATP-binding protein has product MSQVDSSAGANDILVSFRGVQKSYDGENLIVKDLNLDIRKGEFLTLLGPSGSGKTTSLMMLAGFETPTAGEILLAGRAINNVPPHKRDIGMVFQNYALFPHMTVAENLAFPLTVRGLNKSDVSDRVKRVLSMVQLETFAQRYPAQLSGGQQQRVALARALVFEPQLVLMDEPLGALDKQLREHMQMEIKHLHQRLGVTVVYVTHDQGEALTMSDRVAVFHQGEIQQIAPPRSLYEEPKNTFVANFIGENNRLNGRLHSQTGDRCIVELGRGEKVEALAVNVGKTGEPVTLSIRPERVSLNGSSESCVNRFSGRVAEFIYLGDHVRVRLEVCGKTDFFVKQPIAELDPGLAVGDVVPLGWEVEHVRALDPLLEAN; this is encoded by the coding sequence ATGAGCCAGGTCGATTCAAGCGCAGGGGCCAATGACATTCTGGTCAGCTTTCGTGGAGTGCAAAAGAGCTACGACGGCGAGAACCTGATCGTCAAAGACCTCAACCTGGACATTCGCAAAGGCGAGTTCCTCACGTTGCTCGGGCCATCCGGTTCCGGCAAAACCACCAGCCTGATGATGCTCGCCGGTTTCGAAACCCCGACCGCCGGTGAAATCCTCCTGGCCGGGCGCGCCATCAACAACGTGCCGCCGCACAAGCGCGACATCGGCATGGTGTTCCAGAACTATGCATTGTTCCCGCACATGACCGTCGCCGAGAACCTCGCGTTCCCGCTGACCGTGCGCGGCTTGAACAAGAGCGATGTCAGCGACCGGGTCAAACGTGTCCTGAGCATGGTTCAGCTCGAGACCTTCGCCCAGCGTTATCCGGCGCAACTGTCCGGTGGTCAGCAACAGCGTGTGGCCCTGGCCCGTGCATTGGTGTTCGAACCGCAACTGGTGCTGATGGACGAACCCCTCGGCGCACTCGACAAACAACTGCGCGAACACATGCAGATGGAGATCAAGCATCTGCACCAGCGCCTCGGCGTGACCGTGGTCTACGTGACCCACGACCAGGGCGAAGCCCTGACCATGTCCGACCGCGTGGCGGTGTTCCATCAGGGCGAAATCCAGCAGATCGCCCCTCCACGCAGCCTCTACGAAGAACCGAAAAACACCTTCGTCGCCAACTTCATCGGCGAGAACAACCGTCTCAACGGCCGCCTGCACAGCCAGACCGGCGATCGTTGCATCGTCGAACTCGGTCGCGGTGAAAAGGTTGAAGCGCTGGCGGTCAATGTCGGCAAGACCGGCGAACCCGTCACGCTGTCGATTCGTCCGGAACGCGTGAGCCTCAATGGTTCGAGCGAGTCCTGTGTCAACCGCTTCTCAGGGAGGGTGGCGGAATTCATCTATCTGGGCGACCACGTCCGGGTTCGCCTGGAAGTCTGCGGCAAGACCGACTTCTTCGTGAAACAACCGATTGCCGAGCTCGATCCCGGGCTTGCTGTCGGCGACGTGGTACCGCTTGGCTGGGAGGTCGAACACGTTCGCGCGCTCGACCCACTTCTAGAGGCGAACTGA
- a CDS encoding ABC transporter substrate-binding protein has product MLRSLKFTALVMGMIGAAHAMAAGPDLTVVSFGGANKAAQVKAFYAPWEAAGNGKIVAGEYNGEMAKVKAMVDTKSVSWDLVEVESPELSRGCDEDMFEQLDPALFGKTEDYVKGAIQPCGVGFFVWSTVLAYNADKLASAPTSWVDFWDTKKFPGKRGLRKGAKYTLEFALMADGVAPKDVYKVLAGKDGQDRAFKKLDELKPNIQWWEAGAQPPQYLASGDVVMSSAYNGRIAAVQKESNLKVVWNGGIYDFDAWAIPKGLDKTRAEAAKKFIAYSVAPQQQKTYSENIAYGPANTQAVPLLSKDVLKDMPTTPENIANQVQIDVSFWADNGEQLEQRFNSWAAK; this is encoded by the coding sequence ATGTTGAGATCCCTGAAATTCACCGCCCTGGTCATGGGCATGATCGGTGCGGCACACGCGATGGCGGCGGGCCCGGACCTGACCGTGGTGTCCTTTGGCGGGGCGAACAAGGCCGCGCAGGTCAAAGCCTTCTACGCACCGTGGGAAGCGGCGGGTAACGGCAAGATCGTAGCGGGCGAGTACAACGGCGAGATGGCCAAGGTCAAAGCCATGGTCGACACCAAAAGCGTGTCCTGGGACCTGGTGGAAGTTGAGTCGCCAGAACTGTCCCGTGGTTGCGACGAAGACATGTTCGAGCAACTCGACCCGGCGCTGTTCGGCAAGACCGAAGACTACGTCAAAGGCGCTATCCAGCCTTGCGGCGTAGGTTTCTTCGTGTGGTCGACCGTGTTGGCCTACAACGCCGACAAGCTGGCCTCCGCACCCACCAGCTGGGTGGATTTCTGGGACACCAAGAAATTCCCGGGTAAGCGCGGCCTGCGTAAAGGCGCCAAGTACACCCTGGAATTCGCACTGATGGCCGACGGTGTTGCGCCGAAAGACGTCTACAAAGTGCTGGCCGGCAAAGACGGTCAGGACCGCGCGTTCAAGAAGCTTGATGAGCTGAAACCAAACATCCAGTGGTGGGAAGCCGGCGCACAACCGCCGCAATACCTCGCTTCCGGTGACGTGGTCATGAGCTCGGCCTACAACGGCCGGATCGCTGCCGTGCAGAAAGAAAGCAACCTGAAAGTCGTGTGGAACGGCGGTATCTACGACTTCGACGCATGGGCCATTCCAAAAGGCCTGGACAAGACACGTGCTGAAGCGGCGAAGAAATTCATCGCGTACTCGGTGGCACCGCAGCAGCAGAAGACCTACTCGGAAAACATCGCCTACGGCCCGGCCAACACCCAAGCCGTACCGCTGTTGTCCAAGGATGTCCTGAAAGACATGCCGACCACCCCGGAAAACATCGCCAACCAAGTGCAGATCGACGTCAGCTTCTGGGCTGACAACGGCGAGCAACTGGAACAGCGCTTCAATTCCTGGGCTGCGAAATAA
- a CDS encoding aminoglycoside phosphotransferase family protein: protein MPDQDVRLQHLKVWLDEQLATLFAEQSWGAVPPATLTAASSDASFRRYFRWEGGGKSFVVMDAPPPQENCKPFVDIAFLLAKSGINVPKIYAEDLERGFLLLNDLGNKTYLDVIDSENADDLFKDALQALLAFQQLPMVAPLPSYDVALLRRELELFPEWFVKRELGIEFDAAQQMLWQNVSQLLIDSALAQPKVLVHRDYMPRNLMLSEPNPGVLDFQDAVYGPVTYDVTCLFKDAFLSWPEERVHGWLQDYWQQAGALGIPVQPDFEDFLRASDLMGVQRHLKVIGIFARICHRDGKPRYLADVPRFFAYMEAVIARRPELAELDVLLLSLRAGVNA, encoded by the coding sequence ATGCCTGACCAAGATGTACGTTTGCAACACCTGAAAGTTTGGCTCGATGAGCAGTTGGCGACCCTCTTTGCAGAGCAGAGTTGGGGCGCCGTACCCCCGGCCACGTTGACCGCGGCCAGCAGTGATGCGAGTTTTCGGCGCTATTTCCGTTGGGAAGGCGGCGGCAAAAGTTTCGTCGTAATGGACGCGCCGCCGCCCCAGGAAAACTGCAAACCCTTCGTGGATATCGCTTTTTTGCTGGCGAAATCCGGAATAAATGTGCCGAAAATTTATGCCGAAGACCTCGAGCGCGGTTTTCTTTTGCTCAATGACCTGGGCAACAAGACCTATCTGGACGTTATCGACAGCGAAAATGCCGACGATTTGTTCAAGGATGCCTTGCAGGCTCTGTTGGCTTTTCAGCAGTTGCCGATGGTTGCTCCGCTGCCGAGTTATGACGTGGCGCTGTTGCGTCGCGAGCTGGAATTGTTCCCCGAGTGGTTTGTGAAGCGTGAGTTGGGCATCGAGTTCGACGCTGCGCAGCAAATGCTCTGGCAGAACGTGTCGCAGCTGCTGATCGACAGCGCCCTGGCGCAACCGAAAGTCCTGGTGCATCGCGACTACATGCCGCGCAACCTGATGCTCAGCGAGCCGAATCCCGGCGTGCTGGATTTCCAGGATGCGGTCTATGGCCCGGTGACCTATGACGTGACCTGCCTGTTCAAGGACGCGTTCCTGAGCTGGCCCGAGGAGCGAGTGCACGGTTGGCTGCAAGATTACTGGCAGCAGGCGGGCGCCCTCGGCATTCCCGTCCAGCCAGACTTCGAAGACTTCTTGCGCGCCAGCGACCTGATGGGCGTGCAGCGTCACCTGAAAGTCATTGGTATCTTCGCCCGCATCTGCCATCGCGATGGCAAGCCGCGTTACCTCGCCGACGTGCCGCGCTTCTTTGCTTATATGGAAGCAGTGATCGCCCGCCGTCCTGAACTGGCGGAACTGGATGTGTTGCTGCTGAGTCTGCGTGCTGGAGTGAATGCATGA
- a CDS encoding TerB family tellurite resistance protein, giving the protein MLWPGTLIGAGAGFAIASIPGALLGALLGQALDRHLQLHSWGHLREKLGGRPVLRNDELLFVLLGRLAKCDGRVVDGHIQQARLEMQALDMSESAKRRAIAAFNRGKSGRDRLRGYLRRLSEQPHAAEGVLRACWRMVWADGRAGHAERELIRQWGKWLGWTSYQVQALASDYEPHKQSSAGTAITYQEALSLLGVSATTEPAQIKRAYRRLLSRHHPDKIAGSGATALQVREATDKTRELHNAYTLIRQRRDFK; this is encoded by the coding sequence ATGCTGTGGCCAGGGACTCTGATTGGAGCCGGAGCGGGCTTTGCCATTGCCAGCATTCCGGGGGCCTTGCTCGGCGCTTTATTGGGGCAGGCGCTGGATCGGCACCTGCAATTGCATTCGTGGGGGCATTTGCGTGAAAAGCTCGGTGGCAGGCCGGTGCTGCGCAACGATGAGCTGCTGTTCGTATTGCTGGGACGGCTGGCCAAATGCGATGGGCGAGTGGTAGACGGACATATCCAGCAGGCGCGCCTGGAAATGCAGGCACTGGACATGTCCGAGTCGGCCAAGCGTCGGGCGATTGCCGCGTTCAACCGCGGCAAGTCGGGCCGTGACCGGTTGCGCGGTTATCTGCGACGCTTGAGTGAGCAACCCCATGCGGCGGAAGGCGTATTGCGCGCCTGTTGGCGAATGGTCTGGGCCGATGGTCGTGCCGGGCATGCCGAGCGCGAACTGATTCGCCAATGGGGTAAATGGCTGGGCTGGACGTCGTATCAGGTGCAGGCGCTGGCGTCTGACTATGAGCCGCACAAGCAATCGTCGGCCGGCACTGCCATCACTTATCAGGAAGCGTTGTCGCTGTTGGGTGTGTCTGCCACCACCGAACCGGCGCAGATCAAACGCGCCTATCGGCGCCTGCTGAGTCGTCATCATCCGGACAAAATTGCCGGCAGCGGTGCGACGGCGTTGCAGGTGCGCGAGGCGACGGACAAGACGCGCGAATTGCATAACGCCTATACGTTGATTCGTCAGCGGCGGGATTTCAAGTGA